A stretch of the Pygocentrus nattereri isolate fPygNat1 chromosome 29, fPygNat1.pri, whole genome shotgun sequence genome encodes the following:
- the kdm5c gene encoding lysine-specific demethylase 5C isoform X2, which translates to MAMEGGDEFVPPPECPVFEPSWEEFADPLGYIAKIRPIAEKSGICKIRPPPDWQPPFAVEVDNFRFTPRIQRLNELEAETRVKLNYLDRIAKFWEIQGSSLKIPHIERRILDLFSLAKIVTEEGGFETVCKERRWARVAQKLGYPPGKNIGSLLRSHYERIVYPFEMFQSGASLPPCKPRPYESDDVDKEYKPHSIPLRQSVQPSKMSSYGRRANRLQPEGPEDPTHHPLTTGSQLISSPEPTEEDIEKNPELKKLQIYGAGPKMMGLGLVPRDKARKKDELPQTVIVKDGSAPGTVKEEAGEIQVTRSDSDIPPPPPNLIVKDEVKKKEEGGADDLDGSGKDEPCTKMTMRLRRNITNPQFVDSFVCRMCGRGDEDEKLLLCDGCDDNYHTFCLLPPLSDPPKGNWRCPKCVAEECKKPAEAFGFEQATREYTLQSFGEMADTFKADYFNMPVHMVPTELVEKEFWRLVSSIEEDVTVEYGADIHSKEFGSGFPVNNGKRHLSEEEEEYARSGWNLNVMPVLEQSVLCHINADISGMKVPWLYVGMVFSAFCWHIEDHWSYSINYLHWGEPKTWYGVPSVAAEKLEEVMKKLTPELFEFQPDLLHQLVTIMNPNILMAHGVPVVRTNQCAGEFVITFPRAYHSGFNQGYNFAEAVNFCTADWLPTGRSCIEHYRRLRRYCVFSHEELTCKMAACPEKLDLNLAAATHREMFIIVQEERKLRKALLEKGVTEAEREAFELLPDDERQCDKCKTTCFLSALACTNCTERLVCLYHTQDLCSCPTDKLYLRYRYTLDELLAMLHRLKVRAESFDSWANRVKEALEQEEGNKIGIKDLEVLKEEAADRKFPDNELLQRLTGVLDDIHRCRSRSTELLNGNQTSRMSLQDLRTLVETMHNLPCVIEQLGEVQTVLQKIEAFDSRAQALVNNSGDEWKKAAPSPPAADIQALLEEGALLPVVAPACELLAGLQEQGRWLEQVRRTLGPEGGEVTLAVLRNLMEAGCNVPQSVSVETAMAELQELLTIAERWEEKAQICLEHRQKHPLSTLEAIVNEAQLIPVQLPNILSLQACLSQARAWVTDLEEIQNGEHYPCLDDLEGLVAIGRDLPVRMEELRQLELQVASAHSWRDKASKTFLKKSSQHSLLEVLCPRVAKSKKREEDCVSSEADSDVNVLGLTAQDLRDPGAIVMAFKECERQEKEALLRLQQLNLDKPGPECTNGDREPRDIKQERRWSNSMDSDTPLPSVNPQQNGGSSPSHTTSQLVCVCGGPPRPLVHRCHLCKDWFHGGCVPFPSVLGPAEAPLSNILCWWDWDTRFLCPRCQRSRRPRLETILALLVALQRLPVRLPEGEALQCLTERAINWQGRAKQALETPEIQGLLERLQELRQTEIKEEKKTDEQQQEEEEKKGNKEEVIVLSDSEEAEDGVIDLTEEGESQKKDKEKAANGIQSGCENGIKKPDIHNIAGVESLVPLVPCLKGPVIELAPSTRTQLEELQLEGDILEVTLDQTQTIYRLLQAASPPPHQTLLTLVQIELQEQKRSGRGSRTKDSRKKRKSQRAEGGPKYTEASESKKARSVNHTPVHMRQEIL; encoded by the exons AT GGCAATGGAGGGAGGGGATGAGTTTGTTCCGCCTCCAGAGTGTCCGGTATTTGAGCCTTCATGGGAGGAGTTTGCAGATCCGCTTGGTTACATCGCCAAGATCCGTCCAATCGCAGAGAAGTCTGGAATATGCAAAATTCGCCCTCCCCCA GACTGGCAGCCACCCTTTGCTGTGGAGGTGGACAATTTCCGTTTTACGCCTCGTATACAGAGACTTAATGAACTGGAG GCTGAAACGAGAGTAAAGCTGAATTATCTGGACCGAATTGCAAAGTTCTGGGAAATTCAGGGATCCTCCCTCAAAATCCCTCACATAGAGCGACGCATTCTAGATCTCTTCAGCTTGGCTAAG ATTGTCACAGAGGAGGGAGGCTTTGAGACGGTCTGTAAGGAAAGGCGATGGGCTCGTGTGGCCCAGAAGCTCGGTTACCCACCAGGGAAAAACATCGGCTCCCTCCTGAGGTCGCACTACGAGAGGATCGTCTATCCTTTTGAGATGTTCCAATCTGGTGCCAGCCTACCG CCATGTAAGCCCAGGCCATATGAAAGTGACGATGTGGATAAGGAGTATAAACCCCACTCCATCCCGCTTCGCCAGTCAGTCCAGCCTTCAAAGATGAGCAGTTATGGACGGCGAGCCAATCGCCTGCAGCCTGAG GGTCCAGAGGATCCAACCCACCACCCTCTTACCACTGGCTCTCAACTCATCTCCTCG CCGGAGCCCACAGAGGAGGACATAGAGAAGAATCCTGAACTGAAGAAGCTGCAAATCTATGGAGCTGGACCCAAGATGATGGGCCTTGGCCTGGTGCCACGAGACAAGGCTAGGAAAAAAG ATGAACTCCCCCAGACAGTGATAGTTAAAGACGGCAGTGCTCCTGGCACCGTTAAAGAAGAAGCAGGAGAGATCCAAGTCACAAGGTCAGACTCGGACATACCCCCACCACCTCCAAACCTCATTGTTAAGGACGAGGTGAAGAAAAAGGAGGAAGGTGGTGCAGATGACCTCGATGGCTCTGGTAAAGATGAGCCCTGCACAAAGATGACCATGAGGCTCCGACGCAACATCACCAACCCACAGttt GTGGACTCGTTTGTGTGCCGGATGTGTGGCCGTGGGGACGAGGACGAGAAGCTGCTGCTATGTGATGGTTGTGATGATAATTATCACACCTTCTGCCTCCTGCCTCCTCTCTCAGACCCTCCCAAGGGCAACTGGCGATGTCCCAAATGTGTGGCAGAG GAGTGTAAGAAACCTGCCGAGGCATTTGGTTTTGAGCAGGCCACACGAGAATACACATTACAGAGTTTCGGTGAGATGGCAGACACATTCAAGGCTGATTACTTCAACATGCCAGTTCAT ATGGTGCCGACAGAGCTGGTTGAGAAGGAGTTTTGGCGGTTAGTTAGCAGTATTGAGGAGGATGTAACTGTAGAATATGGAGCTGACATTCACTCAAAAGAGTTTGGGAGTGGCTTTCCTGTCAACAATGGCAAGAGACATTTatcagaggaagaggag GAGTATGCTCGCAGTGGCTGGAATCTGAATGTGATGCCAGTATTGGAGCAGTCAGTATTGTGCCACATCAATGCAGACATCTCAGGCATGAAGGTGCCGTGGCTGTATGTGGGCATGGTGTTTTCAGCCTTCTGCTGGCACATTGAAGACCACTGGAGTTACTCCATCAACTACTTACACTG gGGAGAGCCCAAGACGTGGTATGGTGTTCCCTCAGTAGCAGCAGAGAAGCTAGAGGAAGTCATGAAGAAACTCACTCCTGAACTCTTTGAATTCCAGCCTGACCTGCTTCATCAACTCGTCACCATCATGAACCCCAATATCCTCATGGCTCATGGAGTACCG GTTGTGCGTACCAATCAGTGTGCGGGAGAGTTTGTCATCACTTTCCCTCGAGCATATCACAGTGGCTTCAATCAGGGATATAACTTTGCTGAAGCTGTCAACTTCTGCACTGCAGACTGG CTGCCTACAGGGCGTTCTTGTATTGAGCATTATCGCCGCCTCCGCCGCTACTGCGTGTTCTCTCACGAGGAACTTACCTGCAAGATGGCTGCCTGCCCAGAGAAGCTGGACCTGAACCTTGCTGCCGCCACCCACCGGGAGATGTTCATCATCGTCCAGGAGGAGAGGAAACTCCGCAAGGCCCTGCTGGAGAAG GGCGTAACAGAAGCGGAACGGGAGGCATTTGAGTTGTTGCCGGATGACGAGAGACAGTGTGATAAGTGTAAGACCACCTGCTTCCTCTCAGCCCTGGCCTGCACCAACTGCACAGAGCGCCTTGTCTGCCTGTACCACACACAAGACCTCTGCTCTTGCCCCACAGACAAACTCTACCTCAG GTATCGGTACACTCTGGATGAGTTATTAGCCATGTTGCACAGGCTGAAGGTTCGGGCCGAGTCCTTTGACTCTTGGGCCAACAGAGTGAAGGAAGCTCTTGAGCAAGAGGAGGGCAACAAAATAG gCATTAAAGATCTGGAGGTGTTAAAGGAGGAGGCGGCTGACCGCAAGTTTCCAGACAACGAGCTCCTCCAGCGGCTCACGGGTGTTCTGGATGACATTCACAGGTGCCGGAGCAGGAGCACAGAGCTCCTGAACGGCAACCAGACCAGCAGGATGAGCTTGCAAGACCTTCGGACATTGGTGGAGACTATGCACAACTTGCCCTGTGTCATTGAGCAGCTGGGGGAGGTGCAG ACTGTATTACAGAAAATCGAGGCGTTTGATTCCCGTGCCCAGGCGCTGGTGAACAACAGTGGAGATGAGTGGAAAAAGGCTGCTCCTTCTCCTCCGGCAGCGGATATTCAGGCCTTGCTTGAGGAGGGCGCTCTTCTGCCAGTAGTGGCCCCAGCATGTGAGCTGCTGGCTGGACTCCAGGAGCAGGGCCGCTGGCTAGAGCAGGTGCGACGGACGCTGGGGCCTGAAGGTGGAGAGGTGACTCTGGCAGTGCTGAGGAACCTGATGGAGGCTGGCTGCAATGTACCACAGAGTGTGAGTGTGGAGACGGCCATGGCAGAGCTGCAGGAGCTGCTGACCATTGCTGAGCGCTGGGAGGAAAAGGCCCAGATTTGCTTGGAGCACAG GCAGAAGCATCCTCTCTCCACGTTGGAGGCCATAGTGAATGAGGCTCAGCTGATCCCGGTTCAGTTGCCCAACATCCTGTCTCTGCAGGCCTGTTTGAGCCAGGCCCGTGCCTGGGTCACTGACCTGGAGGAGATCCAG AATGGTGAGCACTACCCATGCCTCGACGACTTGGAGGGGCTGGTGGCCATCGGCCGGGACCTGCCTGTGCGGATGGAAGAACTGCGGCAGCTGGAGCTACAGGTGGCCAGCGCTCACTCCTGGAGAGACAAGGCCAGCAAAACGTTTTTGAAGAAAAGCAGTCAGCACAGCTTGCTAGAG GTGTTGTGTCCACGTGTGGCAAAGAGTAAGAAAAGGGAGGAGGACTGTGTAAGCTCAGAAGCAGACTCTGATGTCAATGTGCTGGGCCTCACTGCTCAGGACCTCAGAGACCCAGGAGCCATT GTGATGGCATTCAAAGAGTGCGAACGGCAGGAGAAAGAGGCACTCCTTCGACTGCAGCAGCTGAACCTGGACAAGCCTGGTCCAGAATGCACCAATGGGGACAGAGAGCCCAGGGACATCAAACAAGAGCGGAGGTGGAGCAACTCTATGGACTCTGACACACCCCTCCCCTCTGTTAACCCCCAGCAGAATGGTGGCTCCTCCCCATCGCATACAACCAGCCAattggtgtgcgtgtgtggtgGTCCTCCCCGGCCGTTAGTCCACCGCTGCCACCTGTGCAAAGACTGGTTCCACGGAGGCTGTGTGCCCTTCCCTTCTGTACTGGGCCCTGCTGAGGCCCCCCTCAGCAACATTCTCTGCTGGTGGGACTGGGACACACGCTTCCTGTGCCCGCGGTGCCAACGCTCGCGGCGCCCAAGGCTAGAGACCATCCTAGCCCTGCTAGTGGCTCTGCAAAGGCTGCCAGTACGTCTACCTGAGGGGGAGGCCCTCCAGTGCCTCACTGAACGAGCCATCAACTGGCAGGGCCGAGCCAAACAGGCTCTGGAGACTCCAGAGATACAAGGACTGCTGGAGAGACTGCAAGAACTCAGACAGACTGAGATTAAGGAGGAAAAGAAGACTgatgagcagcagcaggaggaggaagaaaagaaagggaaCAAGGAGGAGGTAATTGTACTGTCGGACTCggaagaagcagaagatggTGTGATAGACTTGACAGAAGAGGGCGAGTCACAGAAAAAGGACAAAGAGAAAGCTGCCAATGGAATACAG TCTGGCTGTGAAAATGGCATAAAGAAGCCAGACATTCACAACATAGCAG GGGTTGAGTCTCTGGTGCCGTTGGTACCTTGTCTTAAAGGGCCAGTAATTGAACTGGCCCCCTCAACCAGAACGCAGTTAGAGGAGCTGCAGCTAGAGGGTGACATACTAGAGGTTACACTAGACCAGACTCAAACCATCTACAGACTCCTGCAAGCAGCATCACCGCCACCACACCAGACTCTGCTCACACTTGTACAG ATCGAGCTGCAGGAGCAGAAGCGCTCAGGTCGCGGCAGCAGGACAAAGGACTCTCGGAAGAAAAGGAAGAGTCAGAGAGCTGAAGGAGGACCCAAGTACACTGAGGCTTCAGAGTCCAAGAAAGCACGATCTGTCAACCACACACCTGTACACATGCGTCAGGAG ATTTTGTGA
- the kdm5c gene encoding lysine-specific demethylase 5C isoform X4: protein MAMEGGDEFVPPPECPVFEPSWEEFADPLGYIAKIRPIAEKSGICKIRPPPDWQPPFAVEVDNFRFTPRIQRLNELEAETRVKLNYLDRIAKFWEIQGSSLKIPHIERRILDLFSLAKIVTEEGGFETVCKERRWARVAQKLGYPPGKNIGSLLRSHYERIVYPFEMFQSGASLPPCKPRPYESDDVDKEYKPHSIPLRQSVQPSKMSSYGRRANRLQPEPEPTEEDIEKNPELKKLQIYGAGPKMMGLGLVPRDKARKKDELPQTVIVKDGSAPGTVKEEAGEIQVTRSDSDIPPPPPNLIVKDEVKKKEEGGADDLDGSGKDEPCTKMTMRLRRNITNPQFVDSFVCRMCGRGDEDEKLLLCDGCDDNYHTFCLLPPLSDPPKGNWRCPKCVAEECKKPAEAFGFEQATREYTLQSFGEMADTFKADYFNMPVHMVPTELVEKEFWRLVSSIEEDVTVEYGADIHSKEFGSGFPVNNGKRHLSEEEEEYARSGWNLNVMPVLEQSVLCHINADISGMKVPWLYVGMVFSAFCWHIEDHWSYSINYLHWGEPKTWYGVPSVAAEKLEEVMKKLTPELFEFQPDLLHQLVTIMNPNILMAHGVPVVRTNQCAGEFVITFPRAYHSGFNQGYNFAEAVNFCTADWLPTGRSCIEHYRRLRRYCVFSHEELTCKMAACPEKLDLNLAAATHREMFIIVQEERKLRKALLEKGVTEAEREAFELLPDDERQCDKCKTTCFLSALACTNCTERLVCLYHTQDLCSCPTDKLYLRYRYTLDELLAMLHRLKVRAESFDSWANRVKEALEQEEGNKIGIKDLEVLKEEAADRKFPDNELLQRLTGVLDDIHRCRSRSTELLNGNQTSRMSLQDLRTLVETMHNLPCVIEQLGEVQTVLQKIEAFDSRAQALVNNSGDEWKKAAPSPPAADIQALLEEGALLPVVAPACELLAGLQEQGRWLEQVRRTLGPEGGEVTLAVLRNLMEAGCNVPQSVSVETAMAELQELLTIAERWEEKAQICLEHRQKHPLSTLEAIVNEAQLIPVQLPNILSLQACLSQARAWVTDLEEIQNGEHYPCLDDLEGLVAIGRDLPVRMEELRQLELQVASAHSWRDKASKTFLKKSSQHSLLEVLCPRVAKSKKREEDCVSSEADSDVNVLGLTAQDLRDPGAIVMAFKECERQEKEALLRLQQLNLDKPGPECTNGDREPRDIKQERRWSNSMDSDTPLPSVNPQQNGGSSPSHTTSQLVCVCGGPPRPLVHRCHLCKDWFHGGCVPFPSVLGPAEAPLSNILCWWDWDTRFLCPRCQRSRRPRLETILALLVALQRLPVRLPEGEALQCLTERAINWQGRAKQALETPEIQGLLERLQELRQTEIKEEKKTDEQQQEEEEKKGNKEEVIVLSDSEEAEDGVIDLTEEGESQKKDKEKAANGIQSGCENGIKKPDIHNIAGVESLVPLVPCLKGPVIELAPSTRTQLEELQLEGDILEVTLDQTQTIYRLLQAASPPPHQTLLTLVQIELQEQKRSGRGSRTKDSRKKRKSQRAEGGPKYTEASESKKARSVNHTPVHMRQEIL, encoded by the exons AT GGCAATGGAGGGAGGGGATGAGTTTGTTCCGCCTCCAGAGTGTCCGGTATTTGAGCCTTCATGGGAGGAGTTTGCAGATCCGCTTGGTTACATCGCCAAGATCCGTCCAATCGCAGAGAAGTCTGGAATATGCAAAATTCGCCCTCCCCCA GACTGGCAGCCACCCTTTGCTGTGGAGGTGGACAATTTCCGTTTTACGCCTCGTATACAGAGACTTAATGAACTGGAG GCTGAAACGAGAGTAAAGCTGAATTATCTGGACCGAATTGCAAAGTTCTGGGAAATTCAGGGATCCTCCCTCAAAATCCCTCACATAGAGCGACGCATTCTAGATCTCTTCAGCTTGGCTAAG ATTGTCACAGAGGAGGGAGGCTTTGAGACGGTCTGTAAGGAAAGGCGATGGGCTCGTGTGGCCCAGAAGCTCGGTTACCCACCAGGGAAAAACATCGGCTCCCTCCTGAGGTCGCACTACGAGAGGATCGTCTATCCTTTTGAGATGTTCCAATCTGGTGCCAGCCTACCG CCATGTAAGCCCAGGCCATATGAAAGTGACGATGTGGATAAGGAGTATAAACCCCACTCCATCCCGCTTCGCCAGTCAGTCCAGCCTTCAAAGATGAGCAGTTATGGACGGCGAGCCAATCGCCTGCAGCCTGAG CCGGAGCCCACAGAGGAGGACATAGAGAAGAATCCTGAACTGAAGAAGCTGCAAATCTATGGAGCTGGACCCAAGATGATGGGCCTTGGCCTGGTGCCACGAGACAAGGCTAGGAAAAAAG ATGAACTCCCCCAGACAGTGATAGTTAAAGACGGCAGTGCTCCTGGCACCGTTAAAGAAGAAGCAGGAGAGATCCAAGTCACAAGGTCAGACTCGGACATACCCCCACCACCTCCAAACCTCATTGTTAAGGACGAGGTGAAGAAAAAGGAGGAAGGTGGTGCAGATGACCTCGATGGCTCTGGTAAAGATGAGCCCTGCACAAAGATGACCATGAGGCTCCGACGCAACATCACCAACCCACAGttt GTGGACTCGTTTGTGTGCCGGATGTGTGGCCGTGGGGACGAGGACGAGAAGCTGCTGCTATGTGATGGTTGTGATGATAATTATCACACCTTCTGCCTCCTGCCTCCTCTCTCAGACCCTCCCAAGGGCAACTGGCGATGTCCCAAATGTGTGGCAGAG GAGTGTAAGAAACCTGCCGAGGCATTTGGTTTTGAGCAGGCCACACGAGAATACACATTACAGAGTTTCGGTGAGATGGCAGACACATTCAAGGCTGATTACTTCAACATGCCAGTTCAT ATGGTGCCGACAGAGCTGGTTGAGAAGGAGTTTTGGCGGTTAGTTAGCAGTATTGAGGAGGATGTAACTGTAGAATATGGAGCTGACATTCACTCAAAAGAGTTTGGGAGTGGCTTTCCTGTCAACAATGGCAAGAGACATTTatcagaggaagaggag GAGTATGCTCGCAGTGGCTGGAATCTGAATGTGATGCCAGTATTGGAGCAGTCAGTATTGTGCCACATCAATGCAGACATCTCAGGCATGAAGGTGCCGTGGCTGTATGTGGGCATGGTGTTTTCAGCCTTCTGCTGGCACATTGAAGACCACTGGAGTTACTCCATCAACTACTTACACTG gGGAGAGCCCAAGACGTGGTATGGTGTTCCCTCAGTAGCAGCAGAGAAGCTAGAGGAAGTCATGAAGAAACTCACTCCTGAACTCTTTGAATTCCAGCCTGACCTGCTTCATCAACTCGTCACCATCATGAACCCCAATATCCTCATGGCTCATGGAGTACCG GTTGTGCGTACCAATCAGTGTGCGGGAGAGTTTGTCATCACTTTCCCTCGAGCATATCACAGTGGCTTCAATCAGGGATATAACTTTGCTGAAGCTGTCAACTTCTGCACTGCAGACTGG CTGCCTACAGGGCGTTCTTGTATTGAGCATTATCGCCGCCTCCGCCGCTACTGCGTGTTCTCTCACGAGGAACTTACCTGCAAGATGGCTGCCTGCCCAGAGAAGCTGGACCTGAACCTTGCTGCCGCCACCCACCGGGAGATGTTCATCATCGTCCAGGAGGAGAGGAAACTCCGCAAGGCCCTGCTGGAGAAG GGCGTAACAGAAGCGGAACGGGAGGCATTTGAGTTGTTGCCGGATGACGAGAGACAGTGTGATAAGTGTAAGACCACCTGCTTCCTCTCAGCCCTGGCCTGCACCAACTGCACAGAGCGCCTTGTCTGCCTGTACCACACACAAGACCTCTGCTCTTGCCCCACAGACAAACTCTACCTCAG GTATCGGTACACTCTGGATGAGTTATTAGCCATGTTGCACAGGCTGAAGGTTCGGGCCGAGTCCTTTGACTCTTGGGCCAACAGAGTGAAGGAAGCTCTTGAGCAAGAGGAGGGCAACAAAATAG gCATTAAAGATCTGGAGGTGTTAAAGGAGGAGGCGGCTGACCGCAAGTTTCCAGACAACGAGCTCCTCCAGCGGCTCACGGGTGTTCTGGATGACATTCACAGGTGCCGGAGCAGGAGCACAGAGCTCCTGAACGGCAACCAGACCAGCAGGATGAGCTTGCAAGACCTTCGGACATTGGTGGAGACTATGCACAACTTGCCCTGTGTCATTGAGCAGCTGGGGGAGGTGCAG ACTGTATTACAGAAAATCGAGGCGTTTGATTCCCGTGCCCAGGCGCTGGTGAACAACAGTGGAGATGAGTGGAAAAAGGCTGCTCCTTCTCCTCCGGCAGCGGATATTCAGGCCTTGCTTGAGGAGGGCGCTCTTCTGCCAGTAGTGGCCCCAGCATGTGAGCTGCTGGCTGGACTCCAGGAGCAGGGCCGCTGGCTAGAGCAGGTGCGACGGACGCTGGGGCCTGAAGGTGGAGAGGTGACTCTGGCAGTGCTGAGGAACCTGATGGAGGCTGGCTGCAATGTACCACAGAGTGTGAGTGTGGAGACGGCCATGGCAGAGCTGCAGGAGCTGCTGACCATTGCTGAGCGCTGGGAGGAAAAGGCCCAGATTTGCTTGGAGCACAG GCAGAAGCATCCTCTCTCCACGTTGGAGGCCATAGTGAATGAGGCTCAGCTGATCCCGGTTCAGTTGCCCAACATCCTGTCTCTGCAGGCCTGTTTGAGCCAGGCCCGTGCCTGGGTCACTGACCTGGAGGAGATCCAG AATGGTGAGCACTACCCATGCCTCGACGACTTGGAGGGGCTGGTGGCCATCGGCCGGGACCTGCCTGTGCGGATGGAAGAACTGCGGCAGCTGGAGCTACAGGTGGCCAGCGCTCACTCCTGGAGAGACAAGGCCAGCAAAACGTTTTTGAAGAAAAGCAGTCAGCACAGCTTGCTAGAG GTGTTGTGTCCACGTGTGGCAAAGAGTAAGAAAAGGGAGGAGGACTGTGTAAGCTCAGAAGCAGACTCTGATGTCAATGTGCTGGGCCTCACTGCTCAGGACCTCAGAGACCCAGGAGCCATT GTGATGGCATTCAAAGAGTGCGAACGGCAGGAGAAAGAGGCACTCCTTCGACTGCAGCAGCTGAACCTGGACAAGCCTGGTCCAGAATGCACCAATGGGGACAGAGAGCCCAGGGACATCAAACAAGAGCGGAGGTGGAGCAACTCTATGGACTCTGACACACCCCTCCCCTCTGTTAACCCCCAGCAGAATGGTGGCTCCTCCCCATCGCATACAACCAGCCAattggtgtgcgtgtgtggtgGTCCTCCCCGGCCGTTAGTCCACCGCTGCCACCTGTGCAAAGACTGGTTCCACGGAGGCTGTGTGCCCTTCCCTTCTGTACTGGGCCCTGCTGAGGCCCCCCTCAGCAACATTCTCTGCTGGTGGGACTGGGACACACGCTTCCTGTGCCCGCGGTGCCAACGCTCGCGGCGCCCAAGGCTAGAGACCATCCTAGCCCTGCTAGTGGCTCTGCAAAGGCTGCCAGTACGTCTACCTGAGGGGGAGGCCCTCCAGTGCCTCACTGAACGAGCCATCAACTGGCAGGGCCGAGCCAAACAGGCTCTGGAGACTCCAGAGATACAAGGACTGCTGGAGAGACTGCAAGAACTCAGACAGACTGAGATTAAGGAGGAAAAGAAGACTgatgagcagcagcaggaggaggaagaaaagaaagggaaCAAGGAGGAGGTAATTGTACTGTCGGACTCggaagaagcagaagatggTGTGATAGACTTGACAGAAGAGGGCGAGTCACAGAAAAAGGACAAAGAGAAAGCTGCCAATGGAATACAG TCTGGCTGTGAAAATGGCATAAAGAAGCCAGACATTCACAACATAGCAG GGGTTGAGTCTCTGGTGCCGTTGGTACCTTGTCTTAAAGGGCCAGTAATTGAACTGGCCCCCTCAACCAGAACGCAGTTAGAGGAGCTGCAGCTAGAGGGTGACATACTAGAGGTTACACTAGACCAGACTCAAACCATCTACAGACTCCTGCAAGCAGCATCACCGCCACCACACCAGACTCTGCTCACACTTGTACAG ATCGAGCTGCAGGAGCAGAAGCGCTCAGGTCGCGGCAGCAGGACAAAGGACTCTCGGAAGAAAAGGAAGAGTCAGAGAGCTGAAGGAGGACCCAAGTACACTGAGGCTTCAGAGTCCAAGAAAGCACGATCTGTCAACCACACACCTGTACACATGCGTCAGGAG ATTTTGTGA